One window from the genome of Desulfobacterales bacterium encodes:
- a CDS encoding ATP-binding protein, which yields MRLRNKFILVIGLMVVVSYGYTFMRISSFQQELLHSLMLSQARLLADQVLLTRKWVADHKGVFVLEEEGVEPNPYLREPEVNINGRHLIKRNPAMVTRELSEYTARRDICRFRFRVTSLRPVNPANRPNEFERASLKRFATGELTEAHEITAGKDGRLLRYIEPLNIEKGCLECHARHGYRIGDIRGGLSLEIPMDWEDKAIAGNRRMLLTVFAVSILLIAVFIGLFFELLVIRRLDLLSRAMDRCPGSDKGAVELPPEKDEIGKLTTKFKELDTRLTASQIELQQTHEQMLQVEKMAAMGRLSAGIAHEINNPLGGMLNCIKGMKENPDDEEMRRRYLDLLNKGLLRIENTVRQLLNFGRREPLQLRKVPVDELIRECLTMLEYKLRNMTLITDLTLNRPLAVHVDALKQVLINLGLNAIQAMDKGGTLTVRSRETADSFIISIADTGAGIPAENMVKIFEPFFTTKEVGDGTGLGLAVTYSLVQRMGGSIEVTSVPDEGSTFSVTLPKQKEHDKPA from the coding sequence GCGGATCTCAAGCTTTCAACAGGAACTGCTCCATTCCCTGATGCTCAGCCAGGCCCGCCTGCTCGCCGACCAGGTACTGTTGACCCGCAAATGGGTTGCCGACCATAAGGGCGTTTTTGTCCTGGAAGAAGAGGGGGTGGAGCCCAACCCCTATCTCCGGGAACCGGAGGTCAACATCAACGGCCGCCACCTGATCAAGCGCAACCCGGCAATGGTTACCCGGGAACTCTCCGAGTACACCGCCCGCCGCGATATCTGCCGGTTCCGCTTCCGGGTCACCAGCCTCAGGCCGGTCAACCCGGCCAACCGCCCCAATGAATTCGAACGGGCCAGCCTGAAGAGGTTCGCCACCGGGGAACTGACCGAGGCCCACGAGATAACCGCGGGCAAGGATGGACGCCTGCTGCGCTACATAGAACCGCTGAATATTGAAAAGGGATGCCTGGAGTGTCACGCCCGGCACGGCTACCGGATCGGCGATATCCGCGGCGGCCTGAGCCTGGAAATCCCGATGGACTGGGAGGACAAGGCCATTGCCGGGAACCGGCGGATGCTGCTCACTGTTTTTGCGGTGTCGATCCTGCTGATCGCCGTCTTTATCGGGCTCTTTTTCGAATTGCTGGTCATCAGGCGCCTTGATCTGCTCTCCCGGGCCATGGACCGCTGTCCCGGATCTGATAAGGGCGCGGTTGAGCTGCCGCCGGAAAAGGATGAGATCGGCAAGCTGACCACAAAGTTCAAGGAACTGGATACCCGCCTTACCGCCTCCCAGATCGAATTGCAACAAACCCACGAACAGATGCTCCAGGTGGAGAAAATGGCGGCCATGGGCCGGCTCTCGGCCGGCATTGCCCATGAGATCAACAATCCGCTGGGCGGGATGCTGAACTGTATCAAGGGCATGAAGGAAAACCCGGATGACGAGGAAATGCGCCGCCGGTATCTTGACCTGCTGAACAAGGGGCTGCTGCGGATAGAGAATACGGTCCGCCAGCTGCTTAACTTCGGCCGCCGGGAACCGCTGCAACTGAGAAAGGTCCCGGTGGATGAACTGATCCGCGAATGTCTGACCATGCTTGAGTATAAGCTGAGAAACATGACCCTGATCACCGACCTGACCCTGAACCGGCCCCTGGCCGTGCATGTTGACGCCCTGAAACAGGTGCTCATCAACCTGGGACTCAACGCGATCCAGGCCATGGATAAAGGCGGCACCCTCACCGTGCGCAGCCGCGAGACCGCGGACAGTTTTATCATCTCAATAGCCGATACCGGCGCCGGTATCCCGGCAGAGAACATGGTCAAGATCTTTGAGCCTTTTTTTACCACCAAGGAGGTGGGGGATGGAACCGGTCTCGGGCTGGCCGTCACCTATTCCCTGGTCCAGCGGATGGGCGGCTCCATCGAGGTAACCAGCGTTCCGGATGAGGGCAGCACCTTTTCCGTGACCCTGCCCAAACAGAAGGAACATGATAAGCCCGCTTGA